AGATATGTACTTTTCACTGTACTGCAAATGTTATATAACTGTGTTATCACAAATCAGTTGACAATGCTGCCTATACTGTAGCTATCCTGAGCCCACTacctgtgtgactggatcaaacAATACTACATTGCTGCTGTGCAAAGCTCTTCTAGAGAGACAGTAAAGCGGAAGGGTTAGGTACCTTATACCGATGAGGGAAACAGTGACATTGGATCCCCTGACATGATGAGAACGAAGGTGTAATTCCTGACAGagtggtaatagtgacagcttcAAAAAGAGACGTGAAACAATTCCGAAAAATGAAGATATACTATGTTGATAACTTATACTAGAGTAGATCCATACAATACTGGTTAATTCTAAAGTGTCACACATATAATGTCAATCAAATAACCTTTAAGTTCTCCCAAAGTTATTGAAGAGCATGAAGatgctaatttaaggaggcgctggctgtacaatattatttttaaagcctagaacattgtacagccggtGCCTCCTTTAATTAAGTAACAGGAGCTGGGATAAGATTGAGTGAAGGGAAATGAGGACAtatgtcatattttctcaaacACATACTTACAGAAGTCATGTCTGAAACTTAAATGAAGGAAAACTCATGACTtgttgtgtgaaggtaatatcatctttgtaggacatgTTGGTAAGAAGTATGAAGAATCCCTGAGCAGAAATGTGTTTTGAAAAGAGGttcataaactaatttgcatttacacagtctTTCTGGTTCTGACATCACAGTAGAAGGGAGGCTGTGCATGTTTAAAATGTAGTGTAAGTTGAAAATTTTTGGGAGTCATGCTCTCAAAGCAGGAAAAATCTGATCATTTGTGAGTGTACCATTTTTCTgttgtttacttttttatttttacaagaaactattgtattatatttttgtatgaCATTTTGTTATCTGTTTTTCATCTTCAGTGTTGTGGATTCCTTTTCCATATTAAatcacacttaataagttcatgtctctgtgttcttatgaagtTAATGTCAGATTTTGCTTGGTATTAgaatgctacatagttgaaacagaggagaccATTTGGATTTTGATAATTCTGGGTCATGGGAGATCAATtagtttatgttaactctgattaaaataACTTGTGATAGATTAGTAGATAACAGGACAATTGAAGACTTACtcagtaagagtgtcagctcttcaaaaaccttggtggtggcataattggtaaggcaaaagggaaacagacagagagagttttaatcattttaaaacagactaggtggttgtttttgattaaaaaTTTCACACACATGTCAGGCAGGTTCAGGTGAGCGCTAGATTGTGACACTCTTCTATAAATCAAAgcacagaatatatattttttctttttaaatgtttagtATATGTGCCCAAAGGttgtagtttttttaaaaaaataaatatgataaagAATTTAAGCCATGTATTATTGTAATTGTTGTTATTGCTTTGTATATTGGAGTTATGCTAATGATAATAGACTAAAGTGATCATTGTTATTAGGAAcctgttattttctttttgtattattttgaattatattgtAGTATAGAAATTTTATAGAGTTGATTTGACTTTCATCTTTCACAGGGAGAATGGGGAAGTAATATGTGCAGGAGAACAGAGGCAATATAAATCTTGTCAGTCCAGGGTAAGCAATTTCACCCTATGTGTCACATGTCCCCTCCTAAGCTCTTACGGGCAGCGTCCTCTTTACCGTGGTGTAGGTTTGGTGCCTTGTCTTGTAAGCTGTGTAAATAAGAAGCATGGTGTCATTGGGGGAAGGGGGCGGGTGAGGGGGGATAGGGTTTACCTGTACGTAGCAAACTACCCGGGTTTGAAAAATCATGCGGTTGTCTTTGATGTGTAAATGGTATGGTTGAGAATAAGGAAAAATATGTTGTGTGTACCAATTCTCCTAGAAACCTTGTAAACTCCATCAAAATTTGCTATGGAGCCTTAAGTTTTCTAGAGCAGCCCCCCCTGATATCCATAAAAACTTAAAATTATAGGCATAAGTTCGGTGCTCGTACTGTTGGCCTTTCCTTATTCTATGTAATTGTATTCATGATTTTACAGCTGTGCCCAGAAGATGCTGTGCCGTTTAGGAACCTGCAGTGTGCTCTTTACAACAGTAGGCCCATCCCAGGCTCATCTCAGCAGAGATACAATTGGGTACCATTTTATGGAGGTAATCAGAGAAAAGTATATTAAGTCATAGATAAAACCTATTATTGGGTTTACTGTCAAGTAATCTATACCAATTATCTGTACGTAGTTTCTGAATAATATCTGTCTATTACTAATGATATTATGAACCTGGATGCCTgtggtaataatatatatatattttcagccCCCTTCGCCTGTGATTTAAACTGCTTGGCAGTTGGACAcaaattttattacaattttgGACGAGTGTTGGATGGAACTAGTTGTGGACCAGACTCTCGGGGTACCTGCATCAATGGTCAATGCCTGGTAATTATCTCTAAATGGTTACACAGACAAGAGcagaaaaacaagcaactactctcCAAACCAGATGCAGAAATCatcaaatgtttattttcattttcaaaactACTAAAGGGAAGTGACAATTAGTATTTGATTGTTTGGTATGGGTTACAGCCCCTTTAGTATAAGAGTGCAGCTTTTGTAAATTTTCATCAGTGTGTGTTCTTGCCTTGGAATAATGATCAATGTCTGTGAGATACTCTGTTGAAAATCTATTGGTTGATAAAAGtgagcaaaacattttttgtcCATTAGGGTAACTATTTCTTAGTAGTATATTACAGTTATTTATGCACGCAGAAAAATAATGGAGGTGCAGCACAGCAGTTCTTACTGTGTGATGTCATGCACCTACAGTCACAGCcaatagttttgagaatgacacaaatattatttttcacaaagtctgctgcctcagcttttatgatggcaatttgcatatactccagaatgttatgaagagtgatcataTGAATtgtaattcatttcaaagtccctctttgccatgacaatgaactttatctgaaaaccaacatttccactgcatttcagccctgccacaaacggaccagctgacatcaggtcagtgattctcttgttagcACATGTGAGAGTGTTGagaaggacaaggctggagatcactctgtcatgctgattgagttagaataacagactggaagctttaaaaggagggttatgcttgaaatcattgttcttcctctgttaaccatggttacctgcaaggaaacacatgcagtcatcattgctttgcacaaaaagggcttcaaagacaaggatattgctgctagtaacattctggagtatatgcaaattgccatcataaaagctGAGGcagcacctaaatcaaccatttattggatcatcaagaacttcaaggagagaggttcaatagttgtgaataaGGCTTTAGGGCgctcaagaacttcaaggagagaggttcaatagttgtgaagaaggcttcagggtgcccaagaacttCCAGCAAGCATCAGGGCCATTTCCTAGAGTTggttcagctgcgggattggggcaccaccagtgcacagcttgctcaggaatggcagaaggCAGGTGTTAGTGCTTCTGCACGTAGAGTGAGGCaaatacttttggaggatggcctggtgtcaagaaggccagcaaagaagccacttctctccaggaaaaacatcagggacagacttatTTCTGCAAAAGGTATAGGGATTAGACTGATGAGGGGTTGttcctcagccaagggagtgtgctcactcacaattttgcctaagaacacagccatgaataaattatggtaccaaaacatcctccaagagcaacctcTGCCAACCATccaagtttggtgatgaacaatgctttttccagcatgatggagcaccttgccatatggaaaaagtgataactaagtggctcaggaataaaaacatcgaaattttgggtccagggccaggaaactcctcagcttactcccattgagaacttgtggtcaatcctcaagaggcaggtagacaaactccaagcattgattatacAAGAATGGccggctatcagtcagtatgtggcccagaagttaattgacagcatgccagggtgaattgcagaggtcttcaaaaagaagagtcaacactgcaaatattgactctttgcataaacttgatgtaattgtcaataaaagccacttataaaatgcttgtaattttacttcagtataccatagcaacatctgacaaaaggtctaaaacactgaagcagcaacctttgtgaaaaccaatacttgtgttattctcaaaacttttgcccattacTGTACTTACCGATACTTGACTCTGCCCCAAGCCAGTGATTTCCTTCTGCACAGCTGGCTTTCTGGGTCAAAGTCCTCAGATCCGTGAGGGCCATAGgagataacattttaaaataattggggGTAATCGCGTTACTCTCCCCCGTGCGAAAAATTCCATGTATGAATGTGTTTAGTGGCAGTGACAGCACAAATATTGGGGATGCTCAAGCACTCACAGAGCTGTCTACTATGGTGAAGGGGCAAATGTTTGATAGCTGGAGATGAATACATTAGAGTTAGTATAGATACTTGATAATTTTAACAAACCACTGTAAAAAATCAACAGCACTGCTTGCACTTGAACTGGTGTTTCAAATCTCCCACTTCTTTGAATACCTGTTTTACAGTGCAAACCAAACACCCCCAGcacatgtgccccccccccccacccgctcTGCTGCCCCCCGCCCCCCCGGCTGTTTAAGGGAATTGTGTGCAAGGTAGACAGCATTTGGAGGACAGCGAAATAAATCCTAGAAGCAACAGCCACTCCTTGGACTGGCcccagacttgggggtaaatgtattaaactgcagattTTGCAAGTCGCAGGTATTCgttgactttgcaggggaaatttaaaatgccAATGTCTTTAAAGACAAAACTTGCGATGACTTGCAAAATCTGCAGTGGAATACATTTACCCTTCGGACATATTTTCTCTGCagagaatgaatatatatatatatatatatatatatatatatatatatatatatatataaatttgggcACTTTTATTGCTAAAATATAGATAGACACATGTCTGGCTCCAAAAGTGAGCTTCACTACTGGGCATGCACAGCTCTCCTTTGGCAATTTTAAATATGGTTCTATTGCCAATAATCCCCACTTCTTTGCCGGATGTCAGGAAAATTCATTTGTCAGGCTGCTGGGTGCTGCCTTCTGGTGAGTACCCATTGCAGGTACCCAGTCCTAGATACATTTCTGTGCATGTGCTTATGGACATTTGGATGGATTAGTATGGTGTTGATTGTGGCAGAAACAAATTTCTGCAAAGACTATTAGGCTCGTACAACAATACAAATTCTTATACCACTTGGTGGTAATCGGACCTTGGTCACTACTTTTAATTGAATGCCTTTTGCTTCCTCCAGGCACATGTTGTAGTGAAAGTgcatgtaaaacaatattaaaatataaggaCTAATGATCTAAGATTGTGAGCCCTGAAATAATGGCAACTCCAATATTCGCTTTCTCTCATGTTATTGAAAACATGATTGAAATTAAAagaagcagtattttaagagaaaaacgcAAAAGTTCAAATTAATTAAGGGGGTGGTCCAATGCGATAGTAGTCAGGACTTTGACTTGATTTTTACTTTTGAAGATGTACATATTTCGGAATCAGAGCACACTTCTACATATGTGCATAGGGGGAAAAAAGGAAGATTTCAACTACATGAAAGCTAAATTCTTATCCGTTGTCGATAAATCACTAATTTATTTTACCCTGAACTATCTAAGCAGTAGAGCAGCATTCACTAATAAAAATATACCATTACCTAATATTTCCTATGCAGAATTACTTTTTACCCATGTTTTGCTTAATATTTATAGAAAACCGTTGACtggtgtatatttttattatttgcattCCACTTCCCTCCTCTCCCCTAACAGCAGTTTGGGAAGTCTGTGAATACCACTGACAAGCATACACGGGCCATCTTTTGCCCTAGTAATTAATTACCTTACTATTGAAAGCACAACTATTCCATCTGTTTCAGTTTCCTTAGTAAACTTAAATACCAGCTATGTTATATAAGAAGGAAGCACACAATGCAGCTAGGGGCATGTGTTTGATGTTTGGTTACTGGTAATAAGATTGCTATTAGCATGTTATTATGTTAAGCTAAACATCTTATTACCAAACTGATCTGGTGTCATTGCTACTTGTGTGCTTATTCCACAGACAGCAGGCTGCAATGGTGTCCTAAGCTCTCGAGTGACTACTGATTCATGTCATAACTGTGGTGACCAAAATGACTCCTGTGTTTTTATCAAGAGCGTTTTCCAGCTTCCTTACCCTTCTACAGGTTATGTTCAGTTTTATATTCATTTGTATGATACAACAATATATGTCTATAGCAGatccttataataaatacattcctGCAGATGGCATTAGGGCAAATAGAACATTTGTGCTGGGCATTCAGGGTCGTGGAACCCAAAAATCGGGCAGTGCTATAGATGGCAGTAAAGTAAGCATGTTATTTGTATTAGATAGTTCTTTACATTGGCAGTTTCTAGTTAAGACACTGCTTCTCCAATATATTCTTCCTTTGTACAAAACTCTGTGCATGGTCAGACACTGCCACACTCATACTCATACTCCCTTCTAATTACTTCACTGCCTGACACTGACACCTGGTAACAGATGTTGCTATGACAGACTGCTTTGCTACTTCACACACTACAGAAGCATATGTGTATACCACTTAGGATGAATAAGGAAGCTTTGGTACCCTGGCACTAGTCCCAACAGCCCTTATTATAATCCATAActaattgtaaatgatgtatgtgTTCTAttgaaattacataataaaaaaaacaaagattttatgttgttttttcagGGTGGGCGCAGAGAGGGTCTGTTTTATTAGTAGTAGTTGTTGTAGTAGTAGTTGTTGTAGTTGTAGAAGTAATAGTTTATTTACATTATCGTTTTGTTGTTTAGGATTCTTTGGGTACAAAAATGTAACTCGAATTCCAGCTGGTGCAAGGCATGTTAAGGTGACTGATCGAAGTCGCAATATTTTAGGTAAATAAAAAGACATTGGTTATATAAATGCTGAAAAATAAGTATTAACCATACTTTATTGCAGTGGCCTTCTAATACATGTATCCCTCTCCACTCTGTCTAGTTCCCTATAACACCTATGCGCTCTCTTTATATCAATCATTTCCATATAGAACGACAGTGCAGATACTCCATCAAGTCTGCCCACTTGCATTGTCTTCCTTGTAGCAAATTCTGTGCAAGCTTTACCCCTCTTTAATTTAGTGTGTTAAATGGTCTCACTAGTTAGgcatcttattttttaaaaatatattttggtaatACTGTACTACTCTGCATGTTCTGTCACTACCACATTGCTTTCCTCAGCCCTGATGAGCTCGAGTAGAGGCTATGTGATTAATGGGAACTGGGCGATTTCCTGGCCAGGAGTATACAAGGTGGCAGGGACAGAGGTACATTACACCCGCACCGCAGCCAGCCATGAGTTCCTGGAGGCATCCGGGCCTACAGATGAGGATTTGTACATTCTGGTGAGCAGCCagattttatttctaaaacatttatttctcatTAACAACTTTTACACACATTGTGGATTAAGAGGGCCACATTAGGGTTGGAGAGGGGTATGCACTGCCATTTACCTCCACAAAAATATTTGAATTCTGCCCAGGATATTGTCTGCGGTGATCGGGTCTTGTCCTATAATTTCAATGAGACAAAGCACTGCACAGCGCACTGTGTAAAAAAAACCCATCAAATAAGCAATAAAGAGCATTGTGTATACAAAATACCACTAAACCCAAATCCTCAATAAGCCCCATTCCTACAGAGCATGAATGTGGGGTCTATGTAGGACTAGTGCCTCTACGGGCGCTGGTTAATTTGCATGGTTGGAACCCCAGAAGTGGCagccaaaagagtaaaaaaacaaaaaaacaaactaaagatatacacaattttcaaataaaatttgATTAAATAAAAGCCTTGTTCAACCCTTTCTTCATCTGTAGTAGTACAAATGGAAACTaaaatttcttttctttttttttctgattcGCTGTTGTTCAATGAGAGAAAAATAACTAGAAGCATTCCCATTCAAAAAGACACACTTGAATCAAATGTCAGAAAATGATCAAAGCTAGGATTCCCTCCTTTTCACAAGCAGCCAGcatgttaaaatgtttttgattGGACGGCAGTGAAGAGGAGAGCTGGCTAATACTAGTAGTTATAGTCATTTTGTTGTCATTTGTTCATAGTGTACATGTGGATTGTTTTATATCTGGATtctccccccccttcacacacacacaccttttttTGGACTACGACagatcaagaaagaagagagaataaaaatgttattattaatattcattattattttacgGATGGTACTAAATGGGAATGAGGTTTGATGTTTTGATGTTTACATCTTTTCACAGTTTCATAGATATCTTTCCTCTCTAGACATTAAGGTGCACTTTTAGTTTGTGGAGGCTGCTCCCAAGAGCAGAGAGGAAGTGTGTACCTTGATGTGCAttggacagacaaacaaagatGTGCTATGGTGGGCAGAGTAAATGACCTTTATTAAAAACTGCAAAAATTAGAGTACACAAGGAAAATGAAACTTATTGACATCatacacctatttttttttaaaaaaacgcacctATGCTTATGTGCACAGATTTGCGCAACAAGGCTGCATATGTCAGGATTACAAATATCTGCATCTTCTGATGTcaaaagattttttaaaactgGACAGACCTGAATGCACCTTCCTGAACACTGGCCAGTCAGACTTGTGCTCCTTGTATGTAGCGATAGTGGTcaggactttgaagtgacttTTTACCTTTTCCACCATATGTATCTGCGTCTGGACCAGCAATCCCACACATTGTGTACAGAAATTTTTATGGAGGCAGTTTCCAAAATGTGAAGGAATATTTGCACCTATGATAGACTCATGCATTGTTACATGTGCTGCTGGGTAATATTCTGTCCAATTCATATGAAACCCATTGTCTGGTTTATAAATGGGTCAAGTACAGATTTCTTGTGTACTGTCTTGGTTATATCATGCAGTCAGTGATAAGGGACACAGCGCTCACAGATCACACACATATGCAATTACCTATAGGTCAGATGGAGCTTTGCTAATCTGGTTTAAATGCACGACTCCTAACTTCCTCTCCCCTAACCATTCTGCTCTGTCATAGTAATAGTATGGAGTGGGTGTTCACAATCCTGCTCATCATCTTCACTTGGGGAGGTGCCAGACCATGCCAGTTTAATTGTACTCTATCTGCACCTTTCAAGggagatatttttttattattagtattgtgacaggatggaccgcctatgccaccctgtatgttgttgctgggaaccggctgggcttactttgccatagTTCCCTTTCGGTGTTCCAAAtacgccctctaactgcagtaggaggggcttacaaattctgccaccattggactccttaccggtatccagtaccaggttttttttgggtaactgacgctgctagtgtaccccgttactggtgtacctgggctggtacccctggccatgtcctatggatcagggttgcagtggatggatccctcctggcctatcacactggccagagctgctgggaagtgagcagagcggtggtaccgggaagctgggtccaaatctcagaacagccgggaacgaaTTAGAGTTATGTCTAATCTGTAGTTCACAGGGATagacaagtttccaagcaggtctttgaagcaagtgatgtttatttgcccaTCCTGGTTGAAGGTATCAGTGgacaggtcagatgaaacaagaagaacaattttcaatacaaaacagtgctttttatacagttttggacacagcctcaaagggtaagccagtcccctgaggtctgagctatgtttagaatcaggatgcaatttgtttacccaaacatggatttacatacaatgcaaagctaacaatatttacacttatctgtgatatcctatatatatatatttcctttaaatacatttataccataagttatttataagtgatccagtcacaggtatCTAATAAAGTTCCACCTCTTCCAGTGGAGAGATGATTCATAGAACCCCCTGATGTTTACCTAATTGTTATACTTTTGTAGGTCCTCTTTCAGGAACAAAACCCAGGCATTGAATATGAGTACTGGCTGCCAAAGCAAATGTACTACAACATCCAGAGAGATTCCCATGCAGAGCAGAATATGGACAGACCACAGCATCCCAAGGATATGGTGTTGGATGCCTGGGTACGTACACCAACATCCAGCAGTCCAAAAGCCATAGTGGGGGaacaaagaattaaaaatgacagaaCAGGTGCATATACTTTATATAATGATTAAAGTTTACCATTCTAATTAAGCAAGGTATTGCAATGAGTCCTGAAATAGTATTGTTAAGGAATcacaaataaacatgtaaatagtGCTGGACATAGGGAGATCAAATGAATGTTAGAAGACCTTTTTATAAAATTGTAATCTATGTTTAGTGAAATTAGTGGGATGTGATCAGAACATCCAGTGTCTTCTCTGTTGGAACAGAGTGGACCGAGACCCGTATTCATAAACAGACGAATCTTTGCATCCACTCCTTATTGAATACGGATGTCAGTATGCCTGataaatgtgcattttaaaacaaaaatctaaaatattGTTGTTATGGATTAATAACATTGTTTTCTTGGAGGAGATTGCCAGAAGTGTGTGCAGTTCAAAGGCAGATCCCAAAGGAAGAAACATTATTGTCAGAGTGACTTTGGTAAGCACAAGACTTGGTCAAAACCTGCTGTTATAATCATGTCACATCTGGGAGCAAGATAATCAGAGACCATGATCTGTGGTTTATAAAACAATGTTGTTGGCTAAACAAAGCTAATGATAAGATCTTTACATTTCCGCCAAAGACTCAATTCATTTTGGAAGGTGCAAAggtttttggttttgcaaaatacCAAGTTTATTTAGCTTTGCAAACTGTGATCTATATATAGTTGATTTGGGAATTGCCAAAAAAGACTATTATCAACAGCCTGTATTAAAAGCAAAATATGGGGCAAACTTTGCTTTAACATCTCCACAAGCAAGCGTATACAGATAATTTGTTCATTCTGCGTTTTAAACAGAAGATTATCATACAACTATGAATAGCATTCAGGGATAATTGATCCCA
The Mixophyes fleayi isolate aMixFle1 chromosome 1, aMixFle1.hap1, whole genome shotgun sequence DNA segment above includes these coding regions:
- the ADAMTSL5 gene encoding ADAMTS-like protein 5 isoform X2 produces the protein MCLEYWLSVPGITLVLVSFTIHAPSQAQVTDNRRLQSERVFLSSSGVWTSWGPWTACSSTCQEGVTLRIRNCLRENGEVICAGEQRQYKSCQSRLCPEDAVPFRNLQCALYNSRPIPGSSQQRYNWVPFYGAPFACDLNCLAVGHKFYYNFGRVLDGTSCGPDSRGTCINGQCLTAGCNGVLSSRVTTDSCHNCGDQNDSCVFIKSVFQLPYPSTGFFGYKNVTRIPAGARHVKVTDRSRNILALMSSSRGYVINGNWAISWPGVYKVAGTEVHYTRTAASHEFLEASGPTDEDLYILVLFQEQNPGIEYEYWLPKQMYYNIQRDSHAEQNMDRPQHPKDMVLDAWVRTPTSSSPKAIVGEQRIKNDRTDCQKCVQFKGRSQRKKHYCQSDFVIRGKILGRRIMGQEIRYDLHVKHVYKNKFPLVHREYIWVANKCNCPELQDRQEYIMMPSRHVNYERTLNRILLSINSYVRPWSQHEDQQMQRLSKLCRTSS
- the ADAMTSL5 gene encoding ADAMTS-like protein 5 isoform X1, which produces MCLEYWLSVPGITLVLVSFTIHAPSQAQVTDNRRLQSERVFLSSSGVWTSWGPWTACSSTCQEGVTLRIRNCLRENGEVICAGEQRQYKSCQSRLCPEDAVPFRNLQCALYNSRPIPGSSQQRYNWVPFYGAPFACDLNCLAVGHKFYYNFGRVLDGTSCGPDSRGTCINGQCLTAGCNGVLSSRVTTDSCHNCGDQNDSCVFIKSVFQLPYPSTGFFGYKNVTRIPAGARHVKVTDRSRNILALMSSSRGYVINGNWAISWPGVYKVAGTEVHYTRTAASHEFLEASGPTDEDLYILVLFQEQNPGIEYEYWLPKQMYYNIQRDSHAEQNMDRPQHPKDMVLDAWVRTPTSSSPKAIVGEQRIKNDRTGDCQKCVQFKGRSQRKKHYCQSDFVIRGKILGRRIMGQEIRYDLHVKHVYKNKFPLVHREYIWVANKCNCPELQDRQEYIMMPSRHVNYERTLNRILLSINSYVRPWSQHEDQQMQRLSKLCRTSS